Proteins encoded within one genomic window of Solea senegalensis isolate Sse05_10M linkage group LG11, IFAPA_SoseM_1, whole genome shotgun sequence:
- the LOC122777182 gene encoding thymocyte selection-associated high mobility group box protein TOX-like isoform X2: protein MDVRFYPAPPANVGSCSLPTDPSCLSSLDYYHSNKFDGDNMYMNDNNQEFRSPNQNYSSQGRGNSGGGAGDEDYEIPPITPPNHADPSLLHLMEHESGYPFHSLPHNGLLNTYSYPELPALMMSNMLGQDTHRLSGPMHSIHSSEKRSSAEMMKPKPKPQKKKKKKDPNEPQKPVSAYALFFRDTQAAIKGQNPNATFGDVSKIVASMWDSLGEEQKQAYKRKTEAAKKEYLKALAAYRASLVSKTYNDPEPKSAQQTSQPSHLLPPKQPLYSVPPQPSSPYLGPPGSFPLSDLQSFAGPPRHTLAQTLSQSQMLPPSMSASPPAPFQISPPLHPHAQLSLHQSSLLNQPIHMQQSQPIISHQMGLQAPLHSPPLSQQGFSHIQADYQNSVGGSQSPGAPNPVHGQNPDWDSEYCNRDCGPNHCGSGMGARDKPLYLT from the exons TTTGATGGTGACAATATGTATATGAATGACAATAACCAAGAGTTCCGGTCGCCGAACCAG AACTATTCCAGTCAGGGCAGAGGCAACAGTGGTGGAGGAGCAGGGGATGAAGACTACGAGATTCCCCCCATCACACCTCCAAACCACGCAGACCCGTCTCTGCTGCACCTCATGGAGCACGAGTCAGGTTACCCCTTCCATTCCCTGCCCCACAATGGCCTGCTCAACACCTACTCCTACCCTGAGCTGCCTGCCCTCATGATGTCCAACATGCTGGGTCAGGACACCCACCGCCTCTCAGGGCCTATGCACTCA atacacagcagtgaaaagCGATCCTCAGCAGAGATGATGAAGCCCAAACCCAAAcctcaaaagaagaagaagaagaaggacccCAACGAGCCACAGAAACCTGTGTCGGCCTACGCGCTCTTCTTCAGAGACACCCAGGCAGCCATCAAGGGCCAAAACCCCAATGCCACCTTCGGGGACGTCTCCAAGATTGTGGCCTCCATGTGGGACAGCTTAGGGGAGGAGCAGAAGCAG gcATACAAGAGGAAAACCGAGGCAGCTAAGAAAGAGTACCTGAAAGCCTTGGCCGCGTACCGAGCCAGTCTGGTTTCCAAG ACATACAATGACCCAGAACCAAAAAGTGCCCAGCAGACTAGCCAGCCCTCTCATCTGCTTCCCCCCAAGCAGCCCCTGTACAGCGTGCCCCCCCAGCCCTCCTCGCCCTACCTGGGCCCACCGGGCTCCTTCCCCCTGTCAGACCTCCAGAGCTTCGCCGGACCGCCCCGTCACACCTTGGCCCAGACCCTCAGCCAATCCCAGATGCTGCCACCCAGCATGAGTGCCTCTCCCCCTGCTCCCTTCCAGATTAGCCCACCACTGCACCCCCATGCCCAGCTCTCCCTGCACCAGAGCTCCCTGCTCAACCAGCCAATCCACATGCAGCAGTCGCAGCCAATCATCTCACACCAAATGGGGCTCCAGGCACCTCTGCACTCCCCTCCTCTCAGCCAACAG GGATTCTCCCACATTCAGGCTGATTATCAGAACAGTGTTGGGGGCTCACAGTCTCCAGGGGCTCCGAACCCAGTGCACGGCCAGAACCCAGACTGGGACAGCGAGTACTGCAACAGGGACTGTGGACCCAACCACTGCGG CAGTGGCATGGGAGCCCGGGACAAGCCTCTCTACCTCACTTGA
- the LOC122777182 gene encoding TOX high mobility group box family member 2-like isoform X3, translating into MYMNDNNQEFRSPNQNYSSQGRGNSGGGAGDEDYEIPPITPPNHADPSLLHLMEHESGYPFHSLPHNGLLNTYSYPELPALMMSNMLGQDTHRLSGPMHSIHSSEKRSSAEMMKPKPKPQKKKKKKDPNEPQKPVSAYALFFRDTQAAIKGQNPNATFGDVSKIVASMWDSLGEEQKQAYKRKTEAAKKEYLKALAAYRASLVSKTYNDPEPKSAQQTSQPSHLLPPKQPLYSVPPQPSSPYLGPPGSFPLSDLQSFAGPPRHTLAQTLSQSQMLPPSMSASPPAPFQISPPLHPHAQLSLHQSSLLNQPIHMQQSQPIISHQMGLQAPLHSPPLSQQGFSHIQADYQNSVGGSQSPGAPNPVHGQNPDWDSEYCNRDCGPNHCGSGMGARDKPLYLT; encoded by the exons ATGTATATGAATGACAATAACCAAGAGTTCCGGTCGCCGAACCAG AACTATTCCAGTCAGGGCAGAGGCAACAGTGGTGGAGGAGCAGGGGATGAAGACTACGAGATTCCCCCCATCACACCTCCAAACCACGCAGACCCGTCTCTGCTGCACCTCATGGAGCACGAGTCAGGTTACCCCTTCCATTCCCTGCCCCACAATGGCCTGCTCAACACCTACTCCTACCCTGAGCTGCCTGCCCTCATGATGTCCAACATGCTGGGTCAGGACACCCACCGCCTCTCAGGGCCTATGCACTCA atacacagcagtgaaaagCGATCCTCAGCAGAGATGATGAAGCCCAAACCCAAAcctcaaaagaagaagaagaagaaggacccCAACGAGCCACAGAAACCTGTGTCGGCCTACGCGCTCTTCTTCAGAGACACCCAGGCAGCCATCAAGGGCCAAAACCCCAATGCCACCTTCGGGGACGTCTCCAAGATTGTGGCCTCCATGTGGGACAGCTTAGGGGAGGAGCAGAAGCAG gcATACAAGAGGAAAACCGAGGCAGCTAAGAAAGAGTACCTGAAAGCCTTGGCCGCGTACCGAGCCAGTCTGGTTTCCAAG ACATACAATGACCCAGAACCAAAAAGTGCCCAGCAGACTAGCCAGCCCTCTCATCTGCTTCCCCCCAAGCAGCCCCTGTACAGCGTGCCCCCCCAGCCCTCCTCGCCCTACCTGGGCCCACCGGGCTCCTTCCCCCTGTCAGACCTCCAGAGCTTCGCCGGACCGCCCCGTCACACCTTGGCCCAGACCCTCAGCCAATCCCAGATGCTGCCACCCAGCATGAGTGCCTCTCCCCCTGCTCCCTTCCAGATTAGCCCACCACTGCACCCCCATGCCCAGCTCTCCCTGCACCAGAGCTCCCTGCTCAACCAGCCAATCCACATGCAGCAGTCGCAGCCAATCATCTCACACCAAATGGGGCTCCAGGCACCTCTGCACTCCCCTCCTCTCAGCCAACAG GGATTCTCCCACATTCAGGCTGATTATCAGAACAGTGTTGGGGGCTCACAGTCTCCAGGGGCTCCGAACCCAGTGCACGGCCAGAACCCAGACTGGGACAGCGAGTACTGCAACAGGGACTGTGGACCCAACCACTGCGG CAGTGGCATGGGAGCCCGGGACAAGCCTCTCTACCTCACTTGA